In a genomic window of Methanosarcina horonobensis HB-1 = JCM 15518:
- a CDS encoding acyl-CoA thioesterase has product MFSINVSPRFGDIDGLGHVNNTVLPVWFETGRNSIFRLFSPELDLSPDVWHLILVRTEFDFLSQMYFRSDVEIRTYITKIGNSSFTVGHEAWQEGELKVRGQAVLVYYDFKLQKSIPLPDSIREILKMHMFPSMDEPSADAETETDSPCSI; this is encoded by the coding sequence ATGTTCAGTATAAATGTTAGTCCGCGCTTTGGGGATATTGATGGTCTCGGGCATGTAAACAATACAGTCCTTCCGGTCTGGTTCGAAACGGGAAGAAACTCTATTTTCAGGCTTTTCTCCCCGGAACTTGACCTTAGCCCGGATGTGTGGCACCTGATCCTTGTCAGAACTGAATTTGATTTTCTGAGCCAGATGTATTTCAGGTCCGATGTGGAAATCAGGACCTATATTACAAAGATAGGGAACAGTTCCTTTACTGTAGGGCATGAGGCCTGGCAGGAAGGAGAACTCAAGGTCAGAGGTCAGGCAGTACTGGTCTACTATGACTTCAAGCTCCAGAAATCAATTCCCCTTCCGGACTCAATCCGCGAAATTTTAAAAATGCATATGTTTCCTTCAATGGACGAACCCTCGGCGGATGCAGAAACTGAAACGGATTCTCCTTGCTCAATTTAA
- a CDS encoding AMP-binding protein has protein sequence MDLIEDSLGEYFEKQVAIDPDHEFIVYPDRNLRFTYGQFNERVNNLAKGLLAIGIKKGDHVGIWAKNVPDWLTFMFATSKIGAVLVTVNTAYRSHEVEYVLKQSDMKALALIDSFREVDYLEIINELVPELKSSERGRLKSKKFPFLKSVIYVGQEKHRGMYNTSELMLLGSHSPDDELKEILAGISGDDVVNMQYTSGTTGFPKGVMLTSKNILNNGLSIGDRQKFTHKDRLCLPVPLFHCFGIVLGVMAVLTHRATLVMLEVFDPLLVLAAVQKEKCTALYGVPTMFIAEYTHPMFDMFDLSSLRTGIMAGSTCPVEAMKKVVKDMHCYQITSVYGLTEASPGMTQTTVDDPVELRVETVGKCFPGVEVRVVDPATNEPVPPNTVGEICCRGYNIMKGYYNMLEETKKVIDKGGWLHSGDLGTCDENGYYRITGRIKDMIIRGGENIYPREIEEFLHVMPGVKDAQVVGIPDKKYGEIVGAFVILEKDADLTEADIRDYAISKIARYKVPKHIFIVNEYPLTASGKIQKYKLREMAVDLVKNKEVDND, from the coding sequence ATGGATCTTATAGAAGATTCTCTGGGAGAATACTTTGAAAAACAGGTAGCTATAGACCCCGACCACGAGTTTATAGTTTATCCGGACCGGAACCTTCGCTTTACTTACGGTCAGTTTAACGAAAGAGTTAACAACCTTGCAAAAGGACTGCTTGCGATCGGGATAAAAAAGGGAGACCATGTAGGCATCTGGGCGAAAAATGTCCCTGACTGGCTTACTTTCATGTTTGCCACCTCAAAAATCGGGGCAGTGCTGGTTACGGTAAACACTGCCTACAGGAGTCATGAAGTTGAGTACGTGCTCAAACAATCAGACATGAAGGCTCTGGCCCTTATCGACAGCTTCAGGGAAGTTGACTACCTTGAGATAATCAACGAACTGGTTCCGGAGTTGAAAAGCTCGGAAAGAGGGCGCCTGAAGAGCAAGAAATTCCCCTTCCTTAAGAGCGTAATTTATGTAGGACAGGAAAAGCACAGGGGAATGTACAACACCAGCGAGCTGATGCTCCTTGGAAGCCATTCTCCGGATGACGAGCTTAAAGAGATTCTGGCAGGTATTAGCGGGGATGATGTGGTCAATATGCAGTACACCTCAGGGACTACAGGTTTTCCTAAGGGAGTTATGCTGACCAGCAAAAACATTCTTAATAACGGGCTATCCATTGGCGACCGCCAGAAATTCACCCATAAGGACCGCCTCTGTCTGCCTGTGCCCCTTTTTCACTGCTTTGGAATAGTACTCGGGGTCATGGCTGTCCTGACCCACAGGGCAACGCTTGTTATGCTTGAGGTTTTTGATCCTCTCCTGGTGCTTGCCGCAGTCCAGAAAGAGAAGTGTACTGCCCTTTACGGCGTACCTACAATGTTCATTGCAGAGTACACCCACCCCATGTTTGACATGTTCGACCTTTCTTCTTTGAGGACAGGGATTATGGCTGGTTCTACCTGTCCTGTAGAAGCCATGAAAAAGGTCGTCAAAGATATGCACTGCTATCAAATTACGAGTGTTTACGGGCTTACGGAAGCTTCCCCAGGCATGACCCAGACCACTGTGGACGACCCGGTAGAACTCAGGGTCGAAACTGTGGGTAAGTGCTTCCCTGGCGTTGAAGTCAGAGTGGTTGACCCGGCTACCAATGAGCCAGTGCCCCCGAATACTGTTGGGGAGATCTGCTGCCGTGGCTATAATATCATGAAAGGCTACTACAATATGCTGGAAGAAACAAAAAAAGTGATTGATAAAGGCGGCTGGCTACACAGCGGAGACCTTGGAACCTGTGATGAAAACGGTTACTACCGGATTACAGGCAGAATAAAGGACATGATCATCCGGGGCGGAGAAAATATATATCCACGGGAAATTGAGGAGTTCCTGCATGTCATGCCAGGAGTTAAAGACGCTCAGGTCGTTGGCATCCCTGATAAGAAATACGGAGAAATTGTGGGAGCATTTGTTATTCTCGAAAAAGATGCAGACCTTACGGAAGCCGATATAAGAGACTATGCAATAAGCAAAATCGCCCGCTATAAGGTTCCAAAACATATCTTCATCGTAAACGAGTACCCTCTGACCGCAAGCGGCAAGATTCAGAAATACAAGCTCAGAGAAATGGCTGTAGACCTGGTAAAGAATAAAGAAGTAGACAACGATTAA
- a CDS encoding DUF2769 domain-containing protein — MVSDDKSRKSSCFREVAEDRTYAKNTDYKQNRDHKSSSLEASQLNKALEHVQQMQTRQVVDDTPENLLICMEHCGTCPSLPFPPEPLLFCARGCSLEKVSKKSCNCPACPVYKKYGLQNLYFCETGKAVGKKEHKVETKI; from the coding sequence ATGGTTTCAGATGATAAATCCAGGAAATCATCCTGTTTTCGAGAAGTTGCTGAAGACAGGACATATGCAAAGAATACAGATTATAAACAGAATAGGGATCATAAATCCAGTTCTCTTGAGGCTTCTCAACTCAATAAGGCCTTAGAGCATGTTCAGCAGATGCAGACCCGGCAGGTAGTAGATGACACTCCTGAAAACCTCCTTATCTGTATGGAACACTGCGGAACATGCCCAAGTCTGCCTTTTCCACCTGAGCCTTTACTTTTTTGTGCACGGGGGTGCTCTTTAGAAAAAGTTTCTAAAAAAAGCTGCAACTGTCCTGCATGTCCAGTTTACAAAAAATATGGGTTGCAAAATCTGTACTTCTGTGAAACCGGAAAAGCCGTAGGAAAGAAAGAACACAAAGTTGAAACTAAAATTTAA
- a CDS encoding energy-coupling factor transporter transmembrane component T family protein, which produces MKEIMQYINRDSFLHSMNPLSKIAAVTGIIILSVFTTDSTVLGLLVLGIFLASLKAGLHQELLRQLKLLVFLSVTLILLTIFTLKSGETIGYLIPAGTLTAGGLVPVTTGALDFGTVLSLRFFAMLFAFQLLVVTTKPSDLMKALLEIRIPVDYVLMFVIALRFIPSLQVEGQRIHEAQLARGYNPGKGISGKIRSVKPILVPLVANSLGRTQVLGLTMDMRGYRSRRSAEKQRLSWNRTDVAAVGFVALMGIGVLITGII; this is translated from the coding sequence ATGAAAGAAATTATGCAATATATTAACAGGGACAGCTTTTTACACAGCATGAACCCGCTTTCGAAGATCGCTGCCGTTACAGGGATAATAATCCTGAGCGTCTTTACCACAGATTCTACAGTTCTTGGTCTCCTGGTCTTGGGAATATTTCTTGCTTCCCTGAAAGCAGGGCTCCATCAGGAACTTCTAAGGCAGCTCAAACTCCTGGTGTTTTTAAGTGTGACTCTTATCCTGCTTACGATCTTTACCCTTAAAAGCGGGGAAACGATCGGATACCTGATTCCAGCCGGTACCCTTACTGCCGGAGGTTTGGTTCCTGTCACCACCGGAGCCCTTGACTTCGGAACTGTCCTATCTCTCCGTTTCTTTGCAATGCTTTTTGCTTTCCAGCTCCTTGTAGTTACAACAAAGCCAAGCGACCTCATGAAAGCTCTCCTGGAGATCCGTATTCCTGTGGATTATGTACTCATGTTCGTAATTGCCCTTCGCTTTATCCCGAGCCTGCAGGTCGAAGGCCAGCGCATTCATGAAGCTCAGCTTGCCAGAGGCTATAACCCTGGAAAAGGAATAAGCGGAAAAATAAGAAGTGTAAAGCCGATCCTTGTGCCCCTTGTAGCAAATTCCCTTGGCAGGACTCAGGTGCTCGGCCTGACAATGGATATGAGAGGTTATAGAAGCCGCCGGAGCGCAGAAAAGCAAAGGCTTTCCTGGAACAGGACAGATGTGGCAGCAGTCGGGTTTGTGGCTCTTATGGGAATCGGAGTGCTGATAACAGGAATTATATAA
- a CDS encoding ABC transporter ATP-binding protein yields the protein MIELRNFSYTYGTAEKPALKNINLDVKKGELLLVTGHSAAGKTTLALAMAGILHHELGGKIEGNFRFKNRDIKDFDGMKELSRYTGMVFDDAESQLIFTTVEEEILSGLENRGHTEKEIQRRLNEVMELCEISHLKQRAPHTLSGGQKQKVALAATLALDTEVLILDEATAELDTEAVRKVFSVLKKLKEAGKTIIIVDHNIEDFLEIGDRVVLLEKGEIKVVKNPVDFVALPENSALTPENSKQEHPRPQKEGQPAISVKKLTQRYGEFTALNNLDLEIYSGELVAILGENGSGKTTLVKHFNGLLRPYSGNVVVKGLDTSGVPINELVKHTGLVFQNPDNMLFEDTVEAEVAFGLNNIGITGSQATEAIARSLELVNLKGKEKVFPRHLSRGERQRLAVACVIAMRPELIVLDEPTTGLDAEESDRMMQLMKRLQHEGHTIVMVTHNMQIVKNHVERVILMESGKIVEDLVNGTGGSFNKKSNALKEISLKESVPIGE from the coding sequence ATGATTGAACTCAGGAACTTCTCGTATACCTACGGGACAGCAGAAAAACCTGCCTTAAAAAATATAAATCTGGACGTCAAAAAAGGCGAACTGCTCCTTGTTACAGGGCACAGTGCAGCCGGAAAAACCACCCTTGCCCTTGCAATGGCGGGCATCCTCCACCACGAGCTCGGAGGCAAAATTGAAGGGAACTTCAGGTTCAAAAACAGGGATATAAAGGATTTTGACGGCATGAAAGAACTGAGCCGGTACACAGGGATGGTTTTTGATGATGCGGAATCCCAGCTGATCTTTACAACAGTTGAAGAAGAGATTCTCTCAGGACTCGAAAACCGCGGGCATACGGAAAAAGAGATTCAGCGCAGGCTAAATGAGGTAATGGAACTCTGTGAAATCAGCCATCTGAAACAGAGAGCTCCGCACACGCTGTCCGGAGGGCAGAAGCAAAAAGTTGCCCTTGCTGCAACACTTGCCCTTGATACGGAAGTCCTGATCCTTGACGAAGCTACTGCCGAACTGGACACAGAGGCGGTAAGAAAGGTATTTTCCGTCCTGAAGAAACTCAAAGAGGCCGGAAAGACGATTATAATCGTGGACCACAATATAGAGGACTTTCTTGAGATCGGGGACCGGGTTGTACTTCTTGAAAAGGGGGAAATAAAAGTCGTAAAAAATCCTGTGGATTTTGTAGCTTTACCTGAAAACTCTGCTCTTACCCCTGAAAATAGCAAGCAGGAGCATCCTCGTCCTCAAAAAGAAGGGCAGCCTGCTATTTCCGTAAAAAAGTTGACCCAGCGGTATGGTGAATTCACTGCTCTTAACAATCTTGACCTTGAGATCTACTCAGGAGAGCTTGTTGCAATTCTTGGGGAAAACGGTTCAGGCAAGACTACGCTTGTCAAACATTTCAACGGTCTCCTGCGCCCCTACTCCGGAAACGTGGTCGTAAAAGGGCTGGATACTTCCGGAGTTCCCATTAACGAGCTCGTAAAACATACTGGCCTGGTCTTCCAGAACCCTGACAATATGCTTTTTGAAGATACGGTTGAAGCCGAGGTAGCTTTCGGGCTAAACAATATTGGGATAACCGGCTCTCAGGCAACCGAAGCAATTGCCCGTTCCCTTGAACTCGTGAACCTGAAAGGCAAAGAGAAGGTGTTTCCACGCCACCTGAGCCGCGGAGAGAGGCAAAGACTTGCTGTTGCCTGTGTAATTGCAATGCGGCCTGAATTGATTGTGCTTGATGAGCCCACAACGGGCCTGGACGCGGAAGAGTCCGACAGGATGATGCAGCTTATGAAAAGACTCCAGCATGAAGGCCACACAATAGTAATGGTGACTCACAACATGCAGATAGTTAAAAACCATGTTGAAAGGGTCATTCTCATGGAGTCCGGGAAAATCGTGGAAGATCTGGTAAATGGAACCGGTGGTTCTTTTAATAAAAAATCGAATGCGTTAAAGGAAATTTCACTGAAGGAAAGTGTACCGATTGGGGAATAA
- a CDS encoding helix-turn-helix transcriptional regulator: METGMDLEEEAYNIIRRHKDGVFQNVIWKELDIDSRKCSRIIKKLLDKDLIIREVGVSNGARTYLLKAKEEVKEKYDLLLARDMFSACTGCTGDCEPEYCGRLSEWIGSLMVEEAKKSQEDEDEFEEEI; encoded by the coding sequence GTGGAAACAGGCATGGATCTTGAAGAAGAAGCATACAATATTATAAGAAGACATAAAGACGGCGTTTTCCAGAACGTTATCTGGAAAGAGCTGGATATCGACAGCAGGAAGTGCTCCAGGATCATAAAAAAACTTCTGGACAAAGACCTTATTATCCGTGAGGTGGGAGTCTCAAACGGAGCAAGGACATACCTCCTGAAAGCAAAAGAAGAAGTTAAAGAGAAATACGACCTTCTGCTAGCCAGAGACATGTTTTCGGCCTGTACTGGCTGTACAGGGGACTGTGAACCTGAGTACTGCGGAAGACTCAGCGAATGGATAGGAAGCCTTATGGTGGAAGAAGCTAAGAAATCCCAGGAAGATGAGGACGAATTTGAAGAAGAGATCTGA
- a CDS encoding LSM domain-containing protein, producing the protein MFPNKKVQKIVGSRIQVEMKGDLNLLEGTLKSVDDYMNLHLVDTMEIVKGEKVRSLGSVVLRGNNIILITPVED; encoded by the coding sequence TTGTTCCCAAATAAAAAAGTTCAGAAAATCGTTGGATCAAGGATCCAGGTAGAAATGAAAGGCGACCTTAATTTGCTTGAAGGCACTCTGAAGAGTGTGGACGACTATATGAATCTTCATCTTGTGGACACGATGGAGATAGTAAAAGGGGAAAAAGTCCGCTCCCTTGGTTCTGTAGTGCTTCGGGGCAATAATATCATACTGATCACTCCTGTCGAAGACTGA
- a CDS encoding DUF3467 domain-containing protein → MTEDVESRENIEGAAPKKGKKSITIEFVKPEDFRQIYAIGAAGGHSPYDFRIGFYNDTPKMFGDSSESRVIERRVEAEVILSPVAALELSRWLTQHINEYESVFGPIARAIPRLPRKEPSKSVDESTNIQGYI, encoded by the coding sequence ATGACCGAAGACGTTGAATCCAGGGAAAATATTGAAGGTGCAGCCCCTAAAAAAGGGAAAAAGAGCATTACTATTGAATTTGTAAAGCCTGAAGACTTCCGGCAGATATATGCAATAGGAGCTGCAGGCGGGCACAGTCCTTATGATTTCAGGATCGGTTTTTACAATGATACCCCGAAGATGTTCGGAGACTCTTCAGAGTCCAGAGTTATCGAAAGGCGCGTTGAGGCCGAAGTCATACTCTCTCCGGTTGCAGCTCTTGAACTGAGTCGCTGGCTGACCCAGCATATAAACGAGTATGAATCCGTTTTCGGGCCTATTGCACGAGCAATCCCGAGACTGCCCCGAAAGGAGCCCTCAAAATCTGTTGACGAAAGCACCAATATTCAGGGTTACATCTAA
- a CDS encoding DUF5814 domain-containing protein — translation MTLWVLGYAEKSKIIVMTIKDRMKQPLSVAELHIKESYKGPRPHKIRLLTGKKNEEFIPPQQFIEILRSANRIMLAEGGDPANEEAFLEMLKGFQLSADRVKICKHCWINKRFNFVNSKSIKYHDELICADCAKEELLRAVRSAGAQYGEKSVDFLEQVLHKTRDLDRTIRMLSPERLDPEFTKYDTIRTTPSEATVRVKNLPIAKKFKEMLLHKSETLLPVQALSVEAGLLEGKNQFVVSATATGKTLIGEMAGVQNLLEKKGKMLYLVPLVALANQKYDQFTERYSKLGLTTSIKIGAILIKTSQRVKMHTSPNADIIVGTYEGVDHMLRSGNADFLGKIGTVVIDEVHTLEDQERGHRLDGLIGRLRYVAPEAQFIYLSATVANPEGYAKKLGARLVRYEHRPVPIDRHLLFCQESEKAKLISQLAKEEYSMFSSKKHRGQTIVFTNSRRNCHKLAGALSIRASPYHAGLSQYERKKVETLFAKGELPVIVTTAALAAGVDFPASQVIFESLAMGIDWISVQDFLQMSGRAGRPDYHDRGVVVLMPVPGKSYSSAQSDTEEEVAIKLLQGEMLSAGVEYGEAEQLEEVLASVAVTSSVQDLRSIHSLMFGSFDLDRLVSRLQSYRFLEKKGNKVTLTRFGKIVSAHFLPVSKAFLIRDAVLEENSPIKIATNLEFFDAAYFKYASQIGSSLHVNMPSRVFQGAALDIIFDGESLSHLDIKIRELMLNFASDFLTCACRDSPYCGCAEQKFSEKIIRLRMEGQDPSQIIKTLEDKYGISAYQGDVFGYLDNAVRNLDAVELIARVHSKKEVAEGAKKLKKKVQG, via the coding sequence ATGACACTGTGGGTCCTCGGTTACGCCGAAAAATCAAAAATTATAGTAATGACAATAAAGGACCGGATGAAGCAGCCTCTTTCCGTGGCCGAACTCCATATAAAGGAGAGTTACAAAGGTCCACGTCCTCACAAAATCAGGCTTCTTACCGGCAAAAAAAATGAGGAGTTTATCCCTCCCCAGCAGTTCATAGAGATTTTGCGCAGTGCAAACAGGATCATGCTGGCAGAAGGAGGGGACCCTGCAAATGAAGAGGCCTTCCTTGAGATGCTTAAAGGTTTTCAGCTCAGTGCAGATAGAGTAAAGATTTGCAAACACTGCTGGATCAATAAGCGTTTCAATTTTGTAAACAGCAAGTCAATCAAGTACCACGATGAGCTTATATGTGCAGACTGTGCAAAAGAAGAACTTCTGAGGGCAGTCCGTTCAGCAGGTGCACAGTACGGGGAGAAGTCCGTGGATTTCCTTGAGCAGGTTCTCCACAAAACCAGAGACCTTGACAGAACAATCCGCATGCTGAGTCCTGAGAGGCTGGACCCGGAGTTCACAAAGTATGATACAATCAGGACAACCCCTTCAGAAGCCACTGTCAGGGTAAAGAATCTTCCCATTGCAAAAAAGTTCAAAGAAATGCTCCTCCATAAATCCGAAACCCTGCTCCCGGTGCAGGCACTGTCTGTAGAAGCCGGGCTTCTGGAAGGAAAAAACCAGTTTGTGGTTTCTGCAACCGCAACCGGGAAAACTCTTATCGGGGAGATGGCAGGGGTCCAGAACCTTCTGGAAAAGAAAGGGAAAATGCTCTATCTGGTTCCTCTTGTAGCTCTGGCAAACCAGAAATACGACCAGTTCACAGAACGTTATTCAAAGCTTGGGCTGACAACCTCTATCAAAATCGGTGCAATTCTCATAAAGACCTCTCAGCGCGTGAAAATGCATACAAGCCCCAATGCCGATATTATTGTGGGCACCTATGAAGGCGTAGACCACATGCTGCGTTCAGGAAATGCTGATTTTCTCGGCAAAATCGGGACTGTTGTTATAGATGAGGTCCATACTCTCGAAGACCAGGAAAGAGGGCACAGACTTGACGGGCTTATAGGAAGGCTCCGCTATGTGGCGCCTGAAGCCCAATTTATCTATCTCTCGGCAACAGTTGCAAATCCTGAAGGATATGCAAAAAAACTCGGAGCCCGGCTTGTCCGCTATGAACATAGACCTGTTCCTATAGACAGGCATCTTCTTTTCTGCCAGGAAAGCGAAAAGGCAAAACTGATCTCCCAGCTTGCAAAAGAAGAGTATTCCATGTTCTCTTCGAAAAAGCACAGGGGTCAGACCATAGTCTTTACGAATTCAAGGAGAAATTGCCATAAGCTTGCAGGAGCCCTTTCAATCCGTGCTTCTCCTTACCATGCAGGGCTTTCTCAGTATGAAAGAAAAAAGGTTGAAACCCTCTTTGCGAAAGGAGAACTTCCTGTAATCGTGACCACTGCTGCCCTGGCAGCTGGAGTTGATTTTCCGGCTTCTCAGGTTATATTCGAGTCCCTTGCAATGGGTATAGACTGGATTTCGGTCCAGGACTTCTTGCAGATGAGCGGAAGGGCAGGCAGGCCTGATTATCACGACCGGGGCGTTGTTGTGCTTATGCCCGTGCCAGGGAAGTCATATTCAAGCGCACAGTCCGATACCGAAGAAGAGGTTGCAATCAAGTTACTTCAGGGTGAGATGCTTTCTGCAGGAGTCGAATATGGGGAAGCTGAGCAGCTTGAAGAGGTGCTCGCTTCAGTTGCAGTTACTTCTTCGGTCCAGGATCTAAGGAGTATCCATTCCCTTATGTTCGGAAGCTTTGATCTGGATAGGCTGGTTTCCCGCCTCCAGAGTTACAGGTTCCTTGAGAAAAAGGGAAATAAAGTAACACTTACACGGTTCGGGAAAATTGTTTCAGCTCATTTTCTTCCGGTTTCCAAAGCTTTCCTTATTCGAGACGCTGTGCTTGAGGAAAACAGTCCGATTAAGATTGCAACCAATCTGGAATTTTTCGATGCTGCATACTTCAAGTACGCAAGCCAGATAGGAAGTTCTCTGCACGTCAATATGCCTTCGAGAGTCTTTCAGGGAGCGGCTCTTGATATCATCTTTGACGGAGAATCTCTGTCCCATCTGGATATAAAAATAAGGGAACTTATGCTGAATTTTGCCTCGGACTTTTTAACGTGTGCATGCAGAGACTCTCCTTACTGCGGATGCGCAGAGCAGAAGTTTTCGGAGAAGATTATCCGGCTGCGTATGGAAGGTCAGGATCCCTCCCAGATCATTAAGACTCTTGAAGACAAGTACGGCATCTCAGCGTACCAGGGGGATGTTTTCGGATATCTGGACAATGCCGTGCGCAACCTCGACGCTGTCGAGCTGATTGCAAGAGTTCATTCGAAAAAGGAAGTTGCAGAAGGTGCAAAGAAACTTAAAAAGAAAGTCCAGGGTTAA
- the mtnP gene encoding S-methyl-5'-thioadenosine phosphorylase — MDTVDEVAEIAVLGGVGFSSYRDCESHPVKTPYGGVTAYITSIKGKRVAIIPRHAEEIHIPPHRVNYRANVWAAHSLGVKRVISTNSVGSMRGHPVGSFVVLDDFIDFTRSRSSTFYDEKTVHVDVTEPYCPEIKAALKYALGKQGLSYTEGIYACTEGPRFETRAEIRMMSQFADVVGMTGVPEVVLAKELSLCYASLAIVTNQACGMATQKLTADEVTEVVGKAQDSIFEILSDAIGKIPETRNCMCRFAKEGACL; from the coding sequence ATGGATACGGTAGATGAAGTTGCAGAGATTGCAGTACTTGGAGGTGTGGGTTTCAGTTCATACAGGGACTGTGAAAGTCATCCGGTAAAAACTCCCTATGGGGGAGTTACCGCTTATATTACCAGTATAAAAGGAAAAAGGGTTGCAATAATTCCCAGGCACGCTGAAGAAATCCATATCCCGCCTCACAGGGTTAACTACAGGGCAAATGTCTGGGCCGCACATTCTCTTGGAGTAAAACGTGTAATATCAACAAATTCGGTAGGATCAATGCGCGGGCACCCTGTTGGCAGTTTTGTAGTGCTTGATGATTTCATAGATTTTACCCGTAGCAGATCTTCTACCTTTTATGACGAGAAAACCGTTCACGTTGATGTTACCGAACCATATTGTCCTGAAATAAAGGCAGCCCTTAAGTATGCTCTGGGAAAACAGGGTCTTTCCTATACGGAAGGCATTTATGCCTGCACAGAAGGTCCCCGTTTTGAGACTCGAGCTGAAATACGAATGATGAGCCAGTTTGCAGATGTCGTTGGTATGACGGGCGTACCTGAGGTGGTCCTTGCAAAAGAACTAAGCCTATGTTACGCTTCCCTGGCTATCGTTACAAACCAGGCGTGCGGGATGGCAACACAGAAATTAACTGCAGATGAAGTCACAGAAGTTGTCGGAAAAGCTCAGGACTCAATATTCGAAATCCTCTCGGATGCAATCGGAAAAATTCCAGAGACCAGGAACTGCATGTGCAGATTTGCAAAGGAAGGAGCCTGCCTTTAA